The Streptococcus pantholopis genome has a segment encoding these proteins:
- a CDS encoding glycoside hydrolase family 68 protein, whose translation MTYKQFEEIANILVAQDPRYAIPYFNAEVIENMQAATTRDAQTGEIADLDVWDSWPVQDVRTGEVVNWNGYQLVIAMMGIPNTNDNHIYLLYNKYADNDFSNWKNAGSIFGYNQDAVTQQWSGSATVNDDGTIQLYYTQVDTSDNNSNNQKLASATLVLSFDDDNVYIDSVENDKVLTPGGGDGYYYQSYEQWRSAFTGADNIAMRDPHVIEDDNGDRYLIFEASTGTQNYQGEEQIYNWTNYGGDAAYNVQSLFRLLEDPDMYTRASISNAAIGILKLTGDVKDPEIAEYYTPLLTSPMVSDEIERPNVVKLGDKYYLFAASRLNHGSNNDAWNLANDVVGDNVVMLGYVSDSLTEGYVPLNDVGIVLTASVPADWRTATYSYYAVPVAGSEDTLLITSYMTNRNEVAGQGNNSTWAPSFLIQVLPDNTTRVLAKMTEQGDWIWDEGSESQRTVGTLETAYLPGENDGYIDWNVVGGYGLIPHTPALPDEDTDNPNGDEEDINDKQNNPDNEQQEPDSKPSDKTISVTVHYNADISGTITLTEQNLKDLLNLIAHRLQQPEKTKQQQTFAPQHTIKKSRDSQKSRQKSLDSRYKARGQKKARRNKSQSKRSAGFFAASSLSFLSSLFAFFGLKIF comes from the coding sequence ATGACTTACAAGCAGTTTGAAGAAATTGCTAACATCTTGGTCGCTCAGGATCCGCGCTATGCTATTCCTTATTTTAATGCCGAAGTCATTGAAAATATGCAGGCTGCTACAACAAGAGATGCTCAAACTGGAGAGATAGCTGATTTGGATGTATGGGACTCTTGGCCAGTACAGGATGTCCGGACTGGCGAGGTTGTTAACTGGAACGGCTACCAGCTTGTTATCGCTATGATGGGGATTCCAAATACCAATGATAACCATATTTATCTTCTTTATAATAAATACGCTGATAATGATTTTTCTAATTGGAAAAATGCCGGTTCCATCTTTGGTTACAACCAAGATGCTGTCACTCAGCAGTGGTCAGGTTCTGCTACTGTAAATGATGACGGAACCATTCAGCTCTACTATACACAAGTTGACACGAGTGATAATAACAGCAATAATCAAAAATTGGCCTCTGCCACTTTAGTATTATCATTTGACGATGACAATGTTTATATTGATTCTGTGGAAAATGACAAAGTTCTCACCCCAGGCGGTGGCGACGGTTATTATTACCAAAGTTATGAGCAATGGCGTTCAGCCTTTACCGGCGCAGATAATATTGCCATGCGGGATCCGCATGTGATTGAAGATGACAATGGTGACCGCTATCTCATCTTTGAGGCCAGCACCGGAACACAGAACTACCAAGGTGAGGAACAGATTTATAATTGGACCAATTATGGGGGCGATGCAGCCTATAATGTTCAGAGCCTCTTTCGCTTATTGGAAGATCCGGATATGTACACCCGTGCCAGCATATCCAATGCGGCCATCGGAATTTTAAAATTGACAGGTGATGTTAAAGATCCAGAAATTGCAGAGTATTACACGCCTCTTTTGACTTCGCCGATGGTCAGTGATGAGATTGAACGGCCTAATGTTGTTAAACTGGGAGACAAATACTATCTCTTTGCTGCTTCACGCCTCAATCACGGCAGCAATAATGATGCCTGGAATCTAGCCAATGATGTTGTGGGAGATAATGTCGTCATGCTGGGCTATGTTTCTGACAGCCTGACTGAAGGCTATGTTCCTCTCAATGATGTGGGCATAGTTCTGACCGCTTCGGTTCCTGCTGATTGGCGGACAGCTACTTATTCCTACTATGCGGTTCCAGTTGCTGGGTCTGAGGATACTCTGCTGATCACTTCTTACATGACCAACCGCAATGAGGTGGCCGGTCAAGGTAATAATTCAACCTGGGCCCCAAGTTTTCTTATTCAGGTTTTACCGGACAATACGACCCGTGTTTTGGCGAAAATGACAGAACAAGGGGACTGGATCTGGGATGAAGGCAGTGAAAGCCAAAGAACGGTAGGAACACTGGAAACAGCCTATCTGCCGGGAGAAAATGATGGCTATATTGATTGGAATGTCGTTGGCGGTTACGGTCTAATACCGCATACACCGGCTCTTCCGGATGAAGACACAGACAATCCTAATGGTGATGAAGAGGATATCAATGATAAGCAGAATAATCCGGACAATGAGCAACAAGAACCTGACAGTAAACCGTCTGATAAAACAATTTCTGTAACAGTCCACTACAATGCCGATATTTCGGGCACTATTACGCTGACTGAACAGAATCTTAAAGACTTGCTTAATCTTATAGCGCATCGGCTTCAGCAGCCGGAAAAAACGAAGCAACAACAGACTTTTGCACCTCAGCACACAATCAAAAAATCACGAGACAGCCAAAAATCACGGCAAAAATCTCTGGATAGTCGGTATAAGGCAAGAGGGCAAAAGAAGGCCAGACGGAATAAATCACAGTCTAAACGGTCTGCAGGCTTCTTTGCCGCTTCATCGCTGAGTTTTCTTTCGAGCTTATTTGCCTTCTTTGGATTAAAAATCTTTTAA
- the upp gene encoding uracil phosphoribosyltransferase → MGKFQVISHPLIQHKLSILRQTETSTKEFRELVNEIAMLMGYEVSRDLPLEDVEIETPITKTKQKQLAGKKLAIVPILRAGIGMVDGLLSLVPAAKVGHIGMYRDEETLQPVEYLVKLPEDIDQRQIFLVDPMLATGGSAVLAVDTLKKRGAANIKFVCLVSAPEGVKVLQEAHPDVDIYTAALDEKLNKNGYIVPGLGDAGDRLFGTK, encoded by the coding sequence ATGGGGAAATTTCAAGTTATTTCACATCCGCTTATTCAGCATAAGCTGTCTATTTTGCGTCAGACGGAAACGTCGACCAAGGAGTTTCGGGAACTGGTTAACGAAATCGCTATGCTTATGGGATATGAGGTGTCGCGAGATCTGCCTTTGGAGGATGTTGAAATTGAGACACCTATCACTAAAACGAAGCAAAAGCAGCTGGCTGGTAAAAAATTGGCAATTGTGCCAATTCTGCGTGCCGGTATCGGTATGGTAGACGGTCTGCTCAGTTTAGTGCCCGCAGCTAAAGTTGGCCATATCGGCATGTACCGCGATGAAGAAACCCTGCAGCCGGTAGAATACTTGGTTAAACTGCCTGAAGATATTGACCAGCGCCAGATTTTTTTGGTCGATCCTATGCTGGCGACAGGAGGTTCAGCAGTTTTAGCTGTTGATACGCTGAAAAAACGTGGAGCAGCTAATATCAAATTTGTGTGTTTAGTTTCAGCCCCTGAAGGTGTCAAAGTGCTGCAGGAAGCGCATCCTGATGTTGACATCTATACAGCTGCTCTTGATGAAAAACTTAATAAAAATGGTTACATTGTTCCGGGCTTAGGGGATGCCGGCGATCGTCTGTTTGGAACAAAATAA
- a CDS encoding ATP-dependent Clp protease proteolytic subunit, producing the protein MIPVVIEQTSRGERSYDIYSRLLKDRIIMLTGPVEDNMANSIIAQLLFLDAQDNTKDIYLYVNTPGGSVTAGLAIVDTMNFIKSDVQTIVMGMAASMGTIIASSGAKGKRFMLPNAEYLIHQPMGGTGSGTQQSDMAIVAEQLLKTRNKLEQILSENSGKPIEQIHKDAERDYWMDAKETLEYGFIDEIMENNELK; encoded by the coding sequence ATGATTCCTGTAGTTATTGAACAAACAAGCCGCGGCGAACGTTCGTATGATATCTACTCTCGTCTTTTAAAAGACCGTATTATCATGCTGACAGGTCCGGTTGAAGATAATATGGCCAACTCAATTATTGCCCAGCTCCTTTTTTTGGATGCCCAGGATAATACTAAAGATATCTACCTTTATGTTAATACTCCGGGTGGTTCTGTGACAGCCGGCCTTGCGATTGTTGACACAATGAACTTTATCAAGTCCGATGTGCAAACTATTGTTATGGGGATGGCTGCTTCCATGGGAACCATCATTGCTTCAAGCGGTGCTAAAGGAAAACGTTTCATGTTGCCTAATGCCGAATATCTTATCCACCAGCCGATGGGAGGAACAGGAAGCGGTACGCAGCAGTCAGACATGGCAATTGTTGCCGAACAGTTGCTGAAAACCCGCAATAAGCTGGAGCAAATTTTATCAGAGAATTCCGGCAAACCGATCGAACAAATCCATAAAGATGCTGAACGCGATTACTGGATGGACGCTAAAGAAACGCTGGAATACGGCTTTATTGACGAAATTATGGAAAATAATGAACTGAAATAG
- a CDS encoding YlbF family regulator — protein MLKIDDQLLAIEDAMDDVLKAFLSLEMVKQYRQAKQDFLADSSLQQEIQAFQRLQENYEAIKPYEVKRDEAYALRKKLLVQKRAIDMNSRLIRYRRLEVDMQTLLAELSQKISAAVSSDVFVDTGLPLAPHKRPHKSGRGNNIRERGENHAETRG, from the coding sequence ATGTTAAAAATTGATGATCAGCTGCTGGCTATTGAGGATGCGATGGATGATGTTCTAAAGGCTTTTTTATCTTTAGAAATGGTGAAGCAGTACCGTCAAGCTAAACAGGATTTTTTAGCTGACAGCAGTCTGCAGCAAGAAATTCAGGCTTTTCAAAGACTTCAGGAAAATTATGAAGCAATTAAGCCGTATGAGGTAAAACGGGATGAGGCTTATGCGCTTCGCAAAAAACTGCTGGTCCAAAAACGGGCAATTGATATGAACAGCCGTCTCATTCGCTACCGGCGTCTCGAGGTTGACATGCAGACACTCTTAGCAGAGCTTTCGCAAAAAATTTCTGCTGCAGTTTCGTCCGATGTTTTTGTTGATACGGGCTTGCCTTTAGCTCCGCATAAACGTCCTCATAAAAGCGGCAGAGGCAATAATATTAGAGAAAGAGGGGAGAATCATGCTGAAACCAGAGGATAG
- a CDS encoding DUF2129 domain-containing protein — translation MLKPEDRQGIAVYLYYNRDARKLNKIGDIIYHSRRMRYLLIYVDKAVLEEKLAELSQYKFVKDVRVSHLDAVDRDFVGSLFREEKN, via the coding sequence ATGCTGAAACCAGAGGATAGGCAAGGAATTGCTGTTTATCTTTATTATAACCGTGATGCGCGGAAACTAAACAAAATCGGCGATATCATTTATCACTCCCGCCGGATGCGCTATCTGCTGATTTATGTGGATAAGGCTGTGCTTGAGGAAAAACTGGCTGAGCTTTCCCAATATAAATTTGTCAAAGATGTGAGAGTTTCGCATTTGGATGCTGTCGACCGTGACTTTGTAGGGAGTTTGTTCAGAGAAGAAAAAAATTAG
- a CDS encoding ABC transporter substrate-binding protein — protein sequence MKKKFALSAAAFLSTIVLAACGAAPSSNSSADGNDIGDTIKIGLNLELTGDVSAYGNAEKNGAELAVEEINKAGGVDGKKLELVSKDNKSDNSEAATVATNLATESKVNAIVGPATSSAVASASPNAQSAAVPLVTPSGTQDDLTVDKNGDAYEYIFRTTFIDSYQGQVLAKYATENLKADKVILYYDNSSDYAKGIAEEFKKEYSGDIVAESTFQSKDTDFQSALTKFKNRDYDAIIMPGYYQETGTIIKQAREMGIDAPIVGPDGFADEQLIKLAGAENTNNVYHISGFSAASSDKAAAFVKAYEEKYGQAPSMFAALTYDSIYMIAESAKGADNSKDLAANLAKLEDFEGVTGTMTIDKSHNPVKSVSIIGLTNGEESSSEVVEAD from the coding sequence ATGAAGAAGAAATTTGCTTTAAGTGCAGCAGCTTTCTTGAGTACAATTGTTTTGGCGGCCTGCGGAGCAGCCCCGTCCAGTAATTCATCAGCTGATGGCAATGATATCGGCGATACTATAAAAATCGGTCTGAATCTTGAGTTAACCGGCGATGTTTCAGCTTATGGCAATGCTGAAAAGAATGGCGCCGAATTAGCTGTTGAGGAAATCAACAAAGCAGGCGGTGTGGATGGCAAAAAGCTTGAACTTGTATCCAAAGATAATAAATCGGATAATTCAGAAGCGGCTACTGTGGCAACTAATTTGGCGACCGAAAGCAAGGTTAATGCGATTGTCGGTCCAGCAACTTCTTCTGCTGTAGCTTCTGCCAGCCCTAATGCTCAGTCAGCTGCGGTTCCGCTGGTAACCCCTTCAGGCACACAGGATGATTTAACTGTTGATAAAAACGGTGATGCTTATGAGTATATCTTCCGGACGACCTTTATTGACAGTTATCAGGGGCAGGTACTGGCCAAATATGCAACAGAAAACCTGAAGGCAGATAAAGTTATCCTTTACTATGATAACTCCAGCGACTATGCCAAAGGGATTGCTGAAGAGTTTAAAAAAGAATACAGCGGCGATATTGTCGCCGAGTCCACCTTCCAGTCCAAAGACACAGACTTTCAGTCAGCTTTGACTAAATTTAAAAACAGAGATTACGATGCCATTATTATGCCCGGCTATTATCAAGAGACCGGAACAATTATCAAACAGGCACGTGAAATGGGGATTGATGCGCCGATTGTCGGTCCTGACGGATTTGCTGATGAGCAGCTGATTAAATTGGCCGGTGCTGAAAACACCAATAATGTTTACCACATTTCCGGTTTTTCAGCAGCAAGTTCTGATAAGGCAGCTGCATTTGTTAAAGCATATGAAGAAAAATACGGCCAAGCTCCGTCTATGTTCGCTGCTTTGACTTATGATTCTATCTACATGATTGCCGAAAGCGCTAAAGGTGCAGATAATTCAAAAGACCTTGCAGCTAATCTTGCAAAATTGGAAGATTTTGAAGGAGTTACGGGAACAATGACGATTGACAAGAGCCATAATCCGGTGAAATCTGTTTCTATCATTGGTTTGACTAATGGTGAAGAGTCATCATCAGAAGTTGTCGAAGCGGATTAG
- a CDS encoding branched-chain amino acid ABC transporter permease, producing MKKNLKSILAWIAVIALVYIILAALINSGFLGVYYIQILMGIGISMIMAMGTNLVLGFSGQFSLGQAGFMAIGAYATAIITDFNPTYAGYYLSMVVGALLAGVVAVIVGFPTLRLKGDYLAIATLGVSEIIRIAIVNGGELTNGAAGLTGILPYSQWTTVFIFVVLILIFFMNYLRSSFGRQVISVREDEIAAEAMGVNTTKVKVMTFAIAAMTASIAGSLYVGYIGTIAPKDFTIMRSIDYLIIAVLGGLGSMTGTIVAAVVLGFLNMYLQNFSDVRMIIYSLTLILVMVFRPGGLLGTKEFSFARLFKKKTKEGRQ from the coding sequence ATGAAAAAAAATCTGAAATCTATTCTGGCTTGGATTGCTGTGATTGCACTTGTCTACATCATTCTGGCAGCACTTATTAATTCAGGCTTTTTAGGTGTCTACTATATTCAGATTCTTATGGGAATCGGGATTTCGATGATTATGGCTATGGGAACCAATTTGGTTCTGGGTTTTTCCGGGCAGTTTTCTTTGGGACAGGCTGGCTTTATGGCTATCGGAGCCTATGCGACAGCTATTATAACAGATTTTAATCCGACTTACGCCGGCTATTATCTGTCTATGGTTGTTGGTGCGCTTTTAGCAGGAGTTGTTGCTGTTATTGTCGGTTTTCCTACACTGCGGCTTAAAGGCGACTACTTAGCCATTGCTACTCTGGGTGTATCGGAAATCATTAGGATTGCTATTGTCAACGGCGGTGAGCTGACGAACGGAGCAGCCGGCTTGACAGGTATTCTGCCTTATTCACAATGGACAACGGTTTTTATCTTTGTTGTGCTGATTTTAATTTTCTTTATGAACTATCTGCGCAGCTCTTTTGGCCGTCAGGTTATTTCCGTTCGTGAAGATGAAATTGCCGCTGAAGCAATGGGTGTTAATACCACCAAGGTTAAGGTGATGACTTTTGCTATTGCAGCAATGACAGCAAGTATTGCTGGTTCTCTGTATGTCGGCTATATTGGGACAATCGCTCCTAAAGATTTTACAATCATGAGATCGATTGATTATCTTATTATTGCGGTTCTGGGGGGACTGGGCTCGATGACCGGTACGATTGTGGCGGCAGTTGTTCTGGGCTTCCTCAATATGTATCTGCAAAATTTCTCAGATGTGAGAATGATTATCTACTCTTTAACTTTGATTCTGGTTATGGTCTTCCGGCCGGGAGGCTTGCTGGGAACAAAAGAGTTCAGTTTTGCACGCTTATTTAAAAAGAAAACTAAGGAGGGCAGACAGTAA
- a CDS encoding ABC transporter ATP-binding protein: MALLEIKNLTKNFGGLTAVGDVTMELNEGELVGLIGPNGAGKTTLFNLLTGVYEPSEGTVSLDGTILNGKLPYHIASLGLSRTFQNIRLFKDMTVLDNVLIGLANKASLPIFSSLLRLPNFYKSEQELQKQAFELLSIFGLEDKAETLAKNLPYGQQRRLEIVRALATKPKILFLDEPAAGMNPQETAELTQLIRQIKDRFKITIMLIEHDMSLVMDVTERIYVLEYGRLIAQGTPDDIKNDQRVIEAYLGGEA; encoded by the coding sequence ATGGCACTTCTTGAGATAAAAAATTTAACAAAGAACTTCGGCGGTTTAACTGCAGTCGGGGATGTGACAATGGAGCTCAATGAAGGGGAGCTTGTTGGCCTTATCGGTCCTAATGGCGCTGGTAAAACGACTCTCTTTAACCTCCTGACAGGTGTTTATGAGCCGAGTGAAGGGACAGTCAGTCTTGACGGCACTATTTTAAATGGGAAACTTCCTTATCATATTGCCTCTTTAGGTCTGTCGCGTACTTTCCAAAATATTCGGCTGTTTAAGGACATGACAGTCCTTGACAATGTGCTGATTGGTCTGGCTAATAAAGCCTCTCTCCCAATTTTTTCCAGTTTGCTGCGTCTGCCGAATTTTTATAAAAGTGAGCAGGAACTGCAAAAACAGGCTTTCGAATTGCTTTCCATTTTTGGATTAGAGGACAAGGCTGAGACCTTAGCTAAAAATCTGCCTTACGGTCAGCAGCGGCGCTTAGAAATCGTCAGAGCTCTGGCAACCAAACCTAAAATTCTCTTTCTGGATGAGCCTGCTGCTGGTATGAATCCGCAGGAAACGGCAGAACTGACCCAGCTTATTCGTCAAATCAAGGATCGATTTAAGATTACTATCATGCTGATTGAGCATGATATGAGTTTGGTTATGGATGTCACTGAACGCATTTATGTTTTGGAATACGGCCGTTTAATTGCCCAAGGGACACCGGATGACATTAAAAATGATCAGCGCGTGATTGAGGCTTATCTGGGAGGTGAAGCATAA
- a CDS encoding ABC transporter ATP-binding protein has protein sequence MAMLTVENLSVHYGVIQAVKEVSFTVNEGEVVSLIGANGAGKTSILRTISGLVRPSSGSIVFEGEAIHRAATRKIVASGLSQVPEGRHVFAGLTVLENLEMGAFLSNNREESQKNLRQVFDRFPRLEERKNQDAATLSGGEQQMLAMGRALMSKPKLLLLDEPSMGLAPIFIQEIFDIIQAIQKQGTTVLLIEQNAHKALSIADRGYVLETGKIVLSGTGPELLESDEVRKAYLGG, from the coding sequence ATGGCTATGTTAACAGTTGAAAATCTCTCAGTCCATTACGGCGTTATTCAGGCTGTTAAAGAGGTTTCATTTACAGTGAATGAAGGAGAAGTGGTCTCTCTAATTGGAGCTAACGGCGCCGGTAAAACATCTATTTTGCGAACGATCTCCGGCTTGGTCCGCCCAAGCAGCGGCAGTATCGTTTTTGAGGGGGAGGCTATCCATCGGGCCGCAACGCGTAAAATTGTTGCCAGTGGTCTTTCTCAGGTACCAGAAGGACGTCATGTTTTTGCCGGCCTGACTGTTCTGGAAAATCTTGAAATGGGAGCTTTTTTAAGCAACAACCGTGAAGAAAGTCAAAAGAATCTGCGACAGGTTTTTGACCGTTTTCCGCGTTTGGAAGAAAGGAAAAACCAAGATGCTGCAACTCTCTCAGGCGGGGAGCAGCAAATGCTGGCTATGGGCCGGGCTTTGATGAGCAAGCCGAAACTTCTTCTGTTAGATGAACCGTCCATGGGTTTGGCGCCGATTTTTATTCAGGAAATTTTTGACATCATTCAAGCTATTCAAAAACAAGGAACGACTGTCCTCCTTATCGAGCAAAATGCGCATAAGGCTCTCTCTATCGCAGATCGCGGCTACGTTCTTGAAACTGGGAAGATTGTCCTTTCCGGAACTGGTCCGGAACTTTTAGAGTCCGATGAGGTGCGCAAGGCCTACTTAGGCGGCTGA
- a CDS encoding zinc-binding dehydrogenase: MKTAIFEHAGSMVIEDVAKPTLQADDDVIIKVVRACVCGSDLWSYSHGDDKPAHSDNSGHEALGIVEETGPAINTVQPGDFVIVPFTHGCGECDACRAGFDGTCDNHKGATNWSGGYQSEYIRFHYGNWALVKVPGQPSDYSEGMIKSLLTLADVMPTGYHAARVADVKRGDKVVVIGDGAVGQCAVIAAKMLGASQIILMSRHEDRQQMALASGATGIVAERGEEGIAKVREILGGGADAALECVGTEAAMDQALGVLHNGGRVGFVGVPHYSNHPLGSTFAQNIIVGGGSASVTTYDKQVLLKAVLDGDINPGRVFTDTYSLADVNQAYQDMADRKTIKSMLVVGD, from the coding sequence ATGAAAACAGCTATTTTTGAACACGCTGGTTCAATGGTTATTGAAGATGTCGCTAAACCGACACTTCAGGCAGATGATGATGTGATTATCAAAGTTGTCCGTGCCTGTGTCTGCGGGTCTGATTTGTGGTCCTATTCGCATGGCGATGACAAACCGGCTCATTCAGATAACAGCGGACATGAGGCGCTGGGGATTGTCGAAGAGACAGGTCCCGCTATTAATACGGTTCAGCCGGGTGACTTTGTAATTGTTCCTTTTACTCACGGCTGCGGGGAGTGTGATGCCTGCCGTGCTGGATTTGATGGTACTTGTGATAATCACAAAGGCGCTACTAATTGGAGCGGCGGCTACCAGTCAGAGTATATTCGTTTCCACTATGGGAACTGGGCTCTTGTTAAGGTTCCCGGCCAACCGTCAGATTATTCAGAAGGTATGATTAAATCCCTTTTGACTTTAGCAGATGTTATGCCGACAGGTTACCATGCAGCGCGGGTAGCAGATGTTAAACGCGGAGATAAGGTTGTTGTTATCGGGGACGGCGCTGTCGGACAATGTGCAGTAATAGCGGCCAAAATGCTTGGTGCTTCACAAATTATTCTGATGAGCCGCCATGAAGACCGCCAGCAAATGGCTTTGGCTTCAGGAGCGACAGGAATAGTTGCTGAACGCGGAGAAGAAGGAATTGCTAAAGTACGCGAGATTTTAGGCGGCGGAGCAGATGCTGCTCTTGAATGTGTCGGTACAGAGGCTGCTATGGATCAAGCACTGGGTGTACTGCACAATGGCGGCCGGGTAGGCTTTGTAGGTGTGCCGCATTACAGCAACCATCCGCTGGGGTCTACCTTTGCTCAGAACATCATAGTTGGTGGCGGTTCGGCATCGGTGACAACATATGATAAGCAAGTCCTGCTGAAAGCCGTTCTTGACGGGGATATTAATCCAGGGCGTGTTTTCACGGACACTTACTCATTGGCAGATGTCAATCAGGCTTATCAGGATATGGCTGACCGTAAGACCATCAAGTCTATGCTTGTTGTGGGCGATTAA
- a CDS encoding LysR family transcriptional regulator encodes MDIRVLNYFVTIVQTKSISNAAQALHVTQPTLSRQIKELEEELGTVLFHRGSREIQLTDDGQYLYNRAIEILSLVDKTASSIRGSENLAGDIYIGAAETQSLDIVARAVKKLTVSYPNIRIHIRSGNADDVLERLNRGVYDLAITIGPYDIKKYNHLSLPNRDRWGVLVPKNHPLTKYKQPSLADALAYPLIVSAQTTIDESLLAGFGDYRIVATYNLLYNASILVKEGVGIALTLDGIIETDFKDSKLDFVPFAEDNLDSLQILWKKQSSQSGLTKKFLELVREELK; translated from the coding sequence ATGGATATTCGTGTTCTTAATTATTTTGTGACCATTGTACAGACAAAGAGCATCTCAAATGCTGCGCAAGCGCTGCATGTCACCCAGCCGACCTTATCGCGCCAGATTAAGGAACTTGAAGAGGAACTCGGCACCGTTCTTTTTCACCGCGGGAGCCGTGAGATTCAGCTGACTGACGATGGCCAGTATCTCTACAATCGAGCGATTGAAATTTTGAGTTTGGTGGATAAGACCGCAAGCAGCATACGCGGATCAGAAAATTTGGCTGGTGATATCTATATCGGAGCTGCTGAAACACAGTCTTTAGATATAGTGGCTCGTGCTGTCAAAAAATTGACAGTCAGCTATCCTAATATCAGGATTCACATCCGCAGCGGCAATGCAGATGATGTTCTTGAACGGCTCAACCGAGGGGTCTATGATTTAGCCATTACTATTGGACCTTACGATATAAAAAAGTACAATCACTTATCGCTCCCGAATCGTGACCGCTGGGGAGTCTTAGTTCCTAAAAACCATCCCTTAACCAAATATAAACAACCAAGTCTAGCAGATGCGCTGGCTTATCCGCTCATTGTCTCTGCTCAGACAACTATTGATGAGTCGCTTCTGGCAGGATTTGGCGACTACCGAATCGTTGCCACTTATAATCTGCTCTATAACGCTTCTATTCTGGTTAAAGAGGGCGTTGGTATCGCCTTAACGCTCGATGGCATTATTGAAACAGATTTTAAAGACAGTAAGCTGGACTTTGTTCCTTTTGCCGAAGACAACCTTGACTCGCTACAAATTCTTTGGAAAAAACAAAGCAGCCAGTCAGGATTAACCAAAAAATTTTTAGAACTGGTAAGAGAGGAATTAAAGTAG
- a CDS encoding DUF3737 family protein has product MKEINQALLTGERALFQQRETSIKNSVFEDGESPLKESRQIELEDTIFRWKYPLWYAKEITARHLSLLDTARSGIWYTHGIAISDSVIQAPKTFRRSSAITLKNVQLTNAEETMWACEDIQLEQVNVVGDYFAKNAKNIKAKHLTITGNYAFDGSENVELSQATLLSKDAFWNCKNVTVKDSTIVGEYLAWNSENITFINCTIESNQGLCYLKNLVLKNCKVIHSDLIFEYTTVQADVISTIDSIKNPISGEISAVDIGELIFNDPALDSKQTRIHLAKELIHDKV; this is encoded by the coding sequence ATGAAAGAAATCAACCAAGCTTTACTGACAGGCGAACGCGCTTTATTTCAGCAAAGAGAAACCAGCATAAAAAATTCAGTTTTTGAAGATGGTGAATCACCTTTGAAAGAAAGCCGTCAGATTGAACTGGAAGATACGATTTTTCGTTGGAAGTACCCGCTTTGGTATGCCAAAGAGATTACCGCCAGACATCTCAGTCTTTTAGATACAGCACGTTCTGGTATTTGGTATACACATGGGATTGCTATCTCAGACAGTGTCATCCAAGCTCCAAAAACATTTCGGCGCAGTTCTGCTATTACCCTCAAAAATGTTCAGCTAACCAATGCGGAAGAAACAATGTGGGCATGCGAAGATATTCAGCTGGAGCAGGTTAATGTGGTAGGGGATTATTTTGCTAAAAATGCTAAAAACATCAAGGCTAAGCACCTCACGATTACAGGAAATTATGCTTTTGACGGATCAGAAAATGTTGAATTGTCACAAGCAACCCTGCTGAGCAAAGATGCGTTTTGGAACTGTAAAAACGTGACTGTGAAAGATTCAACTATTGTTGGCGAATACTTGGCTTGGAATTCTGAGAATATTACTTTTATCAACTGTACGATTGAAAGCAATCAGGGATTGTGTTATCTGAAAAATTTAGTGCTTAAAAATTGTAAAGTGATCCATTCAGACTTAATTTTTGAGTACACAACAGTACAGGCGGATGTTATATCAACCATTGACAGTATCAAAAATCCGATTTCAGGAGAGATTTCAGCTGTCGATATCGGCGAACTCATCTTTAATGATCCGGCTCTTGACTCCAAGCAGACCCGTATCCATTTAGCTAAGGAGCTTATTCATGATAAGGTATGA